The Petrotoga mobilis SJ95 genomic sequence AGTCCATGAATATTGCAATGAGAGAGGGCGATCAACGTTCCTGATTTGGTTAACTTAATTTTTGCTTTTACGTGAGGTTCCCCCACCACAGGTCCAAAAATATATCTGCCAACATGTACGGTATTTGGATCATCATCATATTGTATAAAAAGATCTATCCATTCAATATGGTGTTCTACTGTGTTCGGATGTTTAATCTCTTTACCTATCTGTACATCTACTTCAAACTCTTCGTTAGGTTCCACTTTGTCTGGACAATCGATTGTAGGGACATGTTTTTCATTTTTGAAATCATTAATCTTGATAACATCACCTAACACAAAGAATCATCTCCTTTCTTAAAAAATCTAGTTAGAATTCTACAAATTTGCTTCTCGGAGCTCCGCAAACAGGACATTTTTCTGGTGCTTCTCCTTCTACAGTATAACCACAGACATCACATATGAAGATTTTACCAACTTCAACATCTTTACCCTGGTCTGCAACCTTTTTTGCGTTCTTGTACCACTCTGCGTGTATTTTCTCTGCTTCCAAAGCAAAATAGGTGGTTCTTACCGCTTCATTTTCTTCTTGAAAGTTAGCTGCATTGTTGTACACTGGATACATTTCTTCAATTTCAAAGGTTTCTCCGTCTATACATTGTTGGAGGTTATCTTGAGTTGATCCAATATAACCCAAGGCTCTGTAATGATTCCTTGCATGAACAAACTCAGCATGGGCAATAGCTTTCCACATTCTTGCAAGGTTTTTTAACCCTTTTTCTTCCGCTTCAGTAGAGAAAATCAAATACTTCATATGTGCCTTGGATTCACCACAAAATGCATCCTCTAAAAACTGTCTTGTCATTTCTCTTTCTACCAAAGTTATCTACCCCCTTATTTAAACTTATTATCGTCTTTCAAAATTCTTAAATGTTTTAAAGGCGCAATCTAAAGTAAAGTATAACATGAAAGTTTTAAAAAAAGATTAAAAAAATAACATAATTTTGAAATAAAAGATCAATTCTTATTGGATAAGCTTTCTTTAAGTGAAGAAATAAACCTATCCACCTCTTTTATGTTCTGTAGGATTTCTTTTATATTATTTACAAACGTTTTGACGGAGCTAGATATTTCTTCAGCGGTAGCCGAACCTTCTTCGGATATAGCTAGTAAGTTTTGGGTGTTTTTAGTTAAATCTTCTAGTTTGACCCCTTCACTGCTTAATTCGTTTAATATTTCGTGTATCTCTTTAGAGATATTTTTTATATTAGTTGCAGATTCTTTATTATTTAGAGAGCTAATTCTTAGATTGTTAGCTCCTTCTCTCATTGCCTTAAACTCTTTTTCCACAGTTTCTGTTAATAGCTGAATACCTGAAGATATTCTACTAAGTATATTATCAATCTGTGAAGCGGCTATTTTGCTTTCCTCTGCTAATTTTCTTATTTCATCAGCTACCACCGCAAATCCTCTGCCAGCTTCTCCTGCTCTTGAAGCTTCAATTGCCGCGTTTAAGGCTAACAAATTAGTTTGATCAGCAATACCCTTTACCGTGTCAACAACCTTAAGAATTTCTTTAGTATCCTCTTCTAACTTATCACTTTCTTTCACTAAATTATTGAATCTTTCGCTCATATTTTCTATTTCTTTTGAGGATGCTTCTACTTTTGAAGAGGAATCATTGATTCTTTTGACAGCATTTTCCAAAGAGTCTACCATCTGATCTTCTCTAGATATGATACTTTGTATTGTATTTACATTTACTTCAACTACATTTGATATTGATTCGGCATCTTGAGCGATCTGTTCCGAACTTATAGCCACCTGTTCAACTAGTTCTCCTATTGAGTCACTTATTTCCTTCATTTCTTCAGCTCTTTCGCCAACTTTTTCAGTAAAGGTTTCTATTTCTTCTATATCTCCAGTTAATTGAATAAAAATACCATTAAAATTGCTTCTCAAATTATCAATTTCTAAAGAATGCTTTTCAAGCATTTTTTCTCCCTTTAAAAGTACGGGTTTATCATATTCGAGGTTATTTAAATTTTGCAACCCTTCTGAAGAAGAAGAAAATAACCTTTTGAAATAATTACCCATCGAAAGAATAAACGCTCCAGATAAGATACCTGTAATTAAAAATGTATACCAATGGTTTCCTAAAATCCAAGTAAAAAGCCAAGATAATAAAAAGACAATGATTATTGTATAAAAAGTTAGAGAAGTGAAAAACATTTTCATTAATGATAAGCTCATAGCTGTGAAAAACCTTGCCTTCTTGATTTTTGCGTATGGTTTCTCGCTTTTTAATTTTATTTTTAGAAAACTTCCCTGATCAGTGTTTCCTTGATCAATAATCTCATATTCAATTTTTTCACCAAAAACCTCGGCGGAACCTTCCAACAATCCTAAGAAATAGTATCTCATATCTCTGAAAGAACGATAGGTAATGTAGGCTGAGTTGCTATCTATGATTTCAAATTCAATCGCGGGAGGTTTGGCTCCTTTTATTCTCCTTGTCAACGATTTATGAACGTCATTCATGGTTGATAAAAATGACAGAAGTCCCTTTTTTCTGAAAAAATTAGGGTAATATTTTTTGAACGTATAAATGTTTTTTTTCCCTAATTCTTTCATGAGCTCTTCTTTTGATTTATTAGTTGTTTTACTCATTAAATCAAGAAGTTTAAAAACTTTTGAATCTTCCAAATCTTCGAAAGGAGAGAAGTGTTTATCTTTTGGAATTCCTATTTCGGTTAAAAGCTGATTAACATAATCTTCTCCATATGTATTTTTCCAAGTTTCCATCCAAGTTTCTACGATCATTCCCTTCATCAAATTCCCTCCTAAGTGTAGTAGTTATAGCAACTTTAAGAATTCTAAACCAAGCTTTAGCAGCCCGAACAATAAAAAATCTTTATCTTTTTGTCCTTAAATTATACCATATTTTTTCTGGTTATTTAATTATTAAAAATACAGGGCAAATAATTTGTATATTTAGAAAATGCCTAAATAGACTAATTGATTGGTTAATAAGTTTGAGAAAGCTTATTTATTGCACGAAAGGCCTTTGAAATCTGCAAAATTGTGATATAATAATTAAAATGATATAAAAATCTCTTTTTCCAAAGGAGGTACGCAAAAAGGATGGCTAAGAATAATGTTGAAGATTTAGAGAATAGAATAAAACTATTAGAAGAACAAAATAAAGAAAATAGGGAAACTTTGGACGACCTGCTTTTTCAAAATTCAAAGATGAAAGAAAAATTAAATAAAATATGGCGTAATCTGAAGATCATGTTTTGGTTATTTTTTGGTTTAGTTGCATGTTTAATATTAATTTTTACCACTACCCCACCCGTGGTAATCGGTTTATGGATCATCTTTGGAGCTATTTTATTTACTGTATTAATTTTTTATTATTACTTTAAATTTGCTTATAATAAATTTGAATAAGGAGTGATTTTTTTGACTAAAGAAGAAGCCCTTGAGTTACTAAAGCAAAACTTAAAAACGGATAATTTGTTCACTCATTCCCTTGCCGTTGGAGCTATTATGAAAGAGTTAGCAATACATCTAAACAAAGATGAGCAAAAATGGGAAATCACCGGTTTACTACACGACTTGGATTACGAAGAAACCAAAGATGATCCAGCTAATCATGCGTTAAAAACTGTTGAAATGCTTGGAGACAAGGTCGATCAAGATGTAAAAGACGCTATATTGGCGCATAACGAAAAAAAAGCGTTGGAAAAAGATATTGAGATAGCCTTATATGCTGCAGATCAACTTTCTGGGCTTATTGTTGCCTCTGTCTTAGTAAGGCCAAGCAAAGATATAGCTGAATTATCAGTTAAATCATTAAAAAAAAAGTTCAAAGACAATGCTTTTGCTAGAGGAGCGGACAGAGAAAAAATAAAAGAAATAACCAAACTGAACATCGAATTAGACGATTTCTTCAAAATAGCCATAGATGGTATGGTTCGAATAAAAGACGAATTGAACTTAGTTTGATAAACACTTTAATCATTTTCATTATTTTTATTCTTTACATCTTTTGACTCATTTTGAAGTTCAGCGATTCTTAGGTTCATCAAAGTGAAAAAAGAAATTGAAACAACACCAAATGTGGCAAAAATCCAAGTTACTAGAGAAAACCAAAAAAGTTTTGTGAACCAAAAATAGAATATTAAAAGAACTCCAACAGAAATAGAGAAATAATAGATAAGAAACTTTATGATTCGTTTTTTGTTGTAGCTCATTTTTAAACCTCCCACTAAAAAAGGTGATAATCGTGCAAGCTCTTTTGACTATTCTACCTCAACCTTTTTACAATAAAATAACAAAACTTTGGAATGAATTAGAAAAGAATTTTGGCGTTAATTGGGTAAAAAACAACGTACCTTTTCCCCATATAACTTGGAGTGTTGCTGAGAATTATAAAGTTAACGATTTAAATAAGTTACTCAAAAAGGCAACCAAAGAATTGGATTCATTAACCATAAAAACGGAAGGTGTAGCCTTATTTACCGGCAAAAAATTAACCTTGTACATCCCTGTAAAAC encodes the following:
- a CDS encoding class II SORL domain-containing protein, whose translation is MLGDVIKINDFKNEKHVPTIDCPDKVEPNEEFEVDVQIGKEIKHPNTVEHHIEWIDLFIQYDDDPNTVHVGRYIFGPVVGEPHVKAKIKLTKSGTLIALSHCNIHGLWENTKKVSVG
- a CDS encoding heme NO-binding domain-containing protein, whose product is MKGMIVETWMETWKNTYGEDYVNQLLTEIGIPKDKHFSPFEDLEDSKVFKLLDLMSKTTNKSKEELMKELGKKNIYTFKKYYPNFFRKKGLLSFLSTMNDVHKSLTRRIKGAKPPAIEFEIIDSNSAYITYRSFRDMRYYFLGLLEGSAEVFGEKIEYEIIDQGNTDQGSFLKIKLKSEKPYAKIKKARFFTAMSLSLMKMFFTSLTFYTIIIVFLLSWLFTWILGNHWYTFLITGILSGAFILSMGNYFKRLFSSSSEGLQNLNNLEYDKPVLLKGEKMLEKHSLEIDNLRSNFNGIFIQLTGDIEEIETFTEKVGERAEEMKEISDSIGELVEQVAISSEQIAQDAESISNVVEVNVNTIQSIISREDQMVDSLENAVKRINDSSSKVEASSKEIENMSERFNNLVKESDKLEEDTKEILKVVDTVKGIADQTNLLALNAAIEASRAGEAGRGFAVVADEIRKLAEESKIAASQIDNILSRISSGIQLLTETVEKEFKAMREGANNLRISSLNNKESATNIKNISKEIHEILNELSSEGVKLEDLTKNTQNLLAISEEGSATAEEISSSVKTFVNNIKEILQNIKEVDRFISSLKESLSNKN
- a CDS encoding rubrerythrin family protein, producing MVEREMTRQFLEDAFCGESKAHMKYLIFSTEAEEKGLKNLARMWKAIAHAEFVHARNHYRALGYIGSTQDNLQQCIDGETFEIEEMYPVYNNAANFQEENEAVRTTYFALEAEKIHAEWYKNAKKVADQGKDVEVGKIFICDVCGYTVEGEAPEKCPVCGAPRSKFVEF
- a CDS encoding HD domain-containing protein; this translates as MIFLTKEEALELLKQNLKTDNLFTHSLAVGAIMKELAIHLNKDEQKWEITGLLHDLDYEETKDDPANHALKTVEMLGDKVDQDVKDAILAHNEKKALEKDIEIALYAADQLSGLIVASVLVRPSKDIAELSVKSLKKKFKDNAFARGADREKIKEITKLNIELDDFFKIAIDGMVRIKDELNLV